The Plasmodium vinckei vinckei genome assembly, chromosome: PVVCY_14 genome window below encodes:
- a CDS encoding hydroxymethyldihydropterin pyrophosphokinase-dihydropteroate synthase, putative — MFHEKYQMKKMDNIGETIKCKENTKGNIVVLNYGTTDKANAVTILETALYLTEKYIGKIINTSYMYETLPEYIVLEKSDIPKNIIGEDDAYDVSSLNELVNGLEKSRYENVFQEEENLVSQCEEYEAFLNNNDLFENKIKQVSVEEYETNTSNVIKENDEIMKINLEKHKNKYYTNYFYNLAVVFKSFIDDPIHLLVILKYIEHLMKRKNSKEAEKFENRLIDIDILFFNNYTFFEKNINLTKDSLYAIMCKYINIKHDNNSSDNCNKRLKDIEQIKDNITFLSIPHTYIKHRYSILLCLNDIIPNYKHITLKETINNLYEEFITTFSKLYNTCIKKYNKRLYVLKNEVLYLKEKTNIVGILNTNYNSFSDGGLFVKPDIAVRRIFQMINEGVDIIDIGGESSAPFVSHNPEIKERDLVIPVLELFEQEWNKMIQLRKNEKIDNEEKGIEKHNDKLNQNGISLQKKTSTIYKPPISIDTMNYDLFKECADKNLVDILNDISACTNDPKIIKLLKKKNKYYSVVLMHKRGDPHTMDMLTQYEDVVYDIKKYLEKRLNFLTLNGIPRYRIILDVGLGFAKKHDQSIKLLQNIHVYDDYPLFIGYSRKRFISHTLAQTCVEICPNTIAQNENIQNDESDKNAFTVRNIRKDKDQYLYQKNILGGLAIASYCFEKKVEMIRVHDVFETRCVLDMMKKLQQKE; from the exons ATGTTTCATGAGAAAtatcaaatgaaaaaaatggataataTAGGTGAGACTATTAAATGCAAGGAAAATACCAAAGGGAATATTGTTGTTTTAAACTATGGAACAACTGACAAAGCAAATGCTGTAACAATTTTAGAAACAGCATTATACCTTACTGAGAAGTATATAG gaaaaataataaatacttCGTATATGTACGAAACCCTTCCAGAGTATATTGTACTCGAAAAAAGTGATATAccgaaaaatataataggaGAAGATGACGCATATGATGTAAGTAGTTTAAATGAATTGGTAAATGGTTTGGAAAAGTCAAGATATGAGAATGTGTTTCAAGAGGAAGAAAATTTAGTTTCACAGTGTGAAGAATATGAagcatttttaaataataatgatttatttgaaaataaaataaaacaggTTAGTGTCGAAGAATATGAAACCAATACTAGTAATGTAATAAaggaaaatgatgaaataatgaaaatcaatttagaaaaacataaaaataaatactataccaattatttttataatttagcTGTAGTTTTTAAAAGTTTCATTGATGACCCGATACACTTGTtagtaatattaaaatatatagagcacttaatgaaaagaaaaaattctAAGGAGGCtgaaaaatttgaaaaccGGTTGATAGACatagatatattattttttaataattatactttttttgaaaaaaatataaatttaacaaAAGATAGTTTATATGCAATTAtgtgtaaatatatcaatataaAACATGACAACAATAGTAGCGATAATTGTAATAAACGGTTAAAAGATATTGAGCAAATAAAGGATAATATAACATTTCTTTCTATTCctcatacatatataaaacatagATATAGTATACTGTTGTgtttaaatgatattataCCAAATTATAAGCACATCACTTTAAAAGAaactataaataatttatatgaagAATTTATTACTACCTTTTCAAaactatataatacatgtatcaaaaaatataacaaacgATTATATGttctaaaaaatgaagtattgtatttaaaagaaaaaacaaatatagtTGGAATATTAAATACCAATTATAATTCTTTTTCGGATGGTGGTTTATTTGTTAAACCGGATATTGCTGTACGCAGAATATTTCAAATGATAAATGAAGGTGTAGATATTATAGACATAGGTGGTGAATCTTCTGCTCCTTTTGTTTCTCATAATCCAGAAATTAAAGAGCGTGATTTGGTAATTCCTGTATTAGAATTATTTGAACAGGAATGGAATAAAATGATACAACTTcgtaaaaatgaaaaaatagataatgaagaaaaggGAATCGAGAAACATAATGATAAATTGAATCAAAATGGCATAtctttacaaaaaaaaacatcaaCTATTTATAAACCACCTATAAGTATAGATACCATGAACTATGATTTATTCAAAGAATGTGCTGACAAAAATTTAGTTGATATACTTAATGATATAAGTGCATGCACAAATGACcctaaaataattaaattattaaagaaaaaaaataaatattatagtgTTGTTTTAATGCATAAAAGAGGAGATCCACATACTATGGACATGTTAACACAATATGAGGATGTTGTAtatgatattaaaaaatatttagagAAAAGGTTAAATTTTCTAACTTTAAATGGGATACCTAGGTATAGAATTATATTAGACGTCGGTTTAGGTTTTGCAAAGAAGCATGATCAATccattaaattattacaaaacATTCATGTTTATGATGATTATCCTCTTTTTATTGGATATTCAAGGAAGAGATTTATATCTCATACTTTAGCACAAACTTGTGTTGAAATATGTCCTAATACTATTGcccaaaatgaaaatattcaaaatgaTGAATCTGATAAAAACGCATTTACAGTTAGGAATATAAGAAAGGACAAAGACCAgtatttatatcaaaaaaatatattag GTGGATTAGCCATTGCGTCATATTgctttgaaaaaaaagttgaaaTGATAAGAGTCCATGATGTTTTTGAAACTAGATGTGTTTTAgatatgatgaaaaaattgcAACAAAAGGAATAA
- a CDS encoding ATP-dependent RNA helicase DBP1, putative yields the protein MNYNNNISNGTFRKSEDDRNNYVRSNNYESNTNEDQGFSKKECIDIEESSNTQGYNHIRNKREVDNNMMANVYDGNMENECYGMNDNNNHNNRNRVNDGRNRSGNNSGNGNQENYKKKFGNKNFNNENVNQKNKVGMQNQQRKPGGLNHFMGNNLEKNKMRIGSIPHNTIPGNNNNDMNNEEDTYKNNDNNNSGANNSGNNNFKGDKLKYKPPMLRNQGGMNRNNFNRMNYNKNSGNNGEGGGRGHFGFNNRHYNIPKTAWANRDNRRYYPEKEEEIYSNVKIEKGVNFELYDTIPVEIKGYNSDNIIPIESFTDSYLNLNELLLSNIKKVHYDKTTPIQKYSLSIIMNKHDLIGVAQTGSGKTAGYLLPIINHMLLNDPPKHTFYEDNNKNSNYYYNRVCLPICLILAPTRELAVQIFYDSKKFCFETGIKSVVLYGGSNIKTQLVNLDKGADIIVATPGRLNDILEKGKIRLFLTSFLVLDEADRMLDMGFSPQIKSIVNDYDMPGNDNDSYMGENKMEYKKYTNEIVKRQTIMFSATFRKEIQVLAKDYLCNYTFLLVGKVGSTNEYIKQNLVYSEEENKCSFLLKLLSENSNGLTIIFVETKRKADIIERFLNNQKLNSVCIHGDKSQDERERALELFKRGVKNILVATDVAARGLDISNIKHVINFDLPSNIDDYIHRIGRTGRAGNIGIATSFVNDDNKNIFKDLLATLEECNQEIPRWFLNLVMRYTASAKSNRNYNKFRSMRGGKGNFGRYNNNNNGGDFNSGRYNNSGYNNFNHNFNQNQNFNYNNANMNNENNSPFNNNNSYNQYSAFNTNNSYNNKNHANGNNDVDFSNNRIYPNNNNHNNAFNNYSGNVNPFNNQKFNNYNKRFDDQKFQRGNFPIADDNNNNDGW from the coding sequence atgaattacaacaataatataagtAATGGCACTTTTAGAAAAAGTGAAGATGACagaaataattatgtaagGAGCAATAATTACGAAAGTAATACGAACGAAGATCAAGGATTTAGTAAGAAAGAATGCATAGATATAGAAGAAAGTTCAAACACACAGGGATATAACCatataagaaataaaagagaagtagataataatatgatggCAAATGTATATGATGGAAATATGGAGAATGAATGCTACGGAATGAacgataataataatcataataatCGAAACAGAGTTAATGATGGAAGGAATAGAAGTGGTAATAACAGTGGCAATGGAAATcaggaaaattataaaaagaaatttggaaataaaaattttaataatgaaaatgtaaaccaaaaaaataaagttggTATGCAGAATCAGCAGAGGAAACCTGGAGGCCTTAACCATTTTATGGGGAATAacttagaaaaaaataaaatgaggATTGGATCTATTCCTCATAATACAATACCAggaaacaataataatgatatgaataatgaagaagatacatacaaaaataatgataataataattctgGTGCTAATAATAGTGGAAATAATAACTTCAAAGGTGATAAACTAAAGTATAAACCACCTATGCTAAGAAATCAAGGAGGAATGaatagaaataattttaacaGGATGAATTACAACAAGAATTCAGGAAATAACGGCGAAGGAGGTGGAAGAGGTCATTTCGGATTTAACAACAGGCATTACAATATCCCCAAAACTGCTTGGGCTAATAGAGATAATAGAAGATATTATCcagaaaaagaagaagagatatattcaaatgtgaaaattgaaaaaggtgttaattttgaattatatGATACTATACCAGTCGAAATAAAGGGATATAATagtgataatataataccAATCGAATCATTTACAGAttcttatttaaatttgaatGAGTTGCTATTAtctaatattaaaaaagtacACTATGACAAAACAACACCTATTCAAAAGTATAGTTTAAGCataattatgaataaaCATGATTTAATAGGTGTTGCTCAAACAGGTAGTGGTAAAACTGCTGGATATTTATTACCCATCATTAATCATATGTTATTAAATGATCCTCCTAAGCATACATTTTAcgaagataataataagaatTCTAATTACTATTATAATAGAGTGTGTTTACCCATATGTTTAATATTAGCACCTACTAGAGAATTGGCTgtacaaatattttatgattctaaaaaattttgttttgaaACAGGAATAAAATCAGTTGTATTATATGGTGGTAGTAATATTAAAACACAACTAGTTAATTTAGATAAAGGAGCTGATATTATAGTTGCAACACCAGGTCGATTAAATGACATTTTAGAAAAAGGGAAAATACGATTATTCCTTACATCATTTTTAGTATTAGATGAAGCTGACAGAATGCTAGATATGGGTTTTTCTCCACAAATTAAAAGTATAGTCAATGATTATGATATGCCAGGAAATGATAATGATTCATATATGggtgaaaataaaatggaatacaaaaaatatactaatGAGATAGTAAAAAGGCAGACAATTATGTTTAGTGCAACATTCAGAAAAGAAATTCAAGTGTTAGCTAAAGATTATCTATGCAATTACACATTTTTACTAGTAGGAAAAGTGGGAAGTAccaatgaatatattaagcAAAATCTTGTATATAGTGAAGAAGAAAACAAATGTAGTTTTCTACTTAAATTGTTGTCAGAAAATAGTAATGGTTTAACAATTATCTTCGTCGAAACGAAAAGAAAGGCTGATATTATTGAAagatttttaaataaccaaaaattaaattccGTTTGTATACACGGAGATAAAAGCCAAGATGAAAGAGAAAGGGCTTTGGAGTTATTCAAAAGAGGggttaaaaatatattagtaGCAACAGATGTAGCTGCTCGAGGTCTCGATATATCTAATATTAAAcatgtaataaattttgaCCTCCCAAGCAATATAGATGACTATATTCATAGAATTGGTAGAACTGGTAGAGCTGGAAATATAGGTATAGCAACGTCATTTGTAAATGATGACAacaaaaacatttttaaggATTTGTTAGCCACCTTAGAAGAATGCAATCAAGAGATACCACGTTggtttttaaatttagtAATGAGATATACAGCTAGCGCAAAGTCAAAtagaaattataataaatttagatCTATGAGAGGAGGAAAGGGAAATTTCGGCCGATACAACAATAACAATAATGGAGGTGATTTCAACAGTGGAAGATACAACAATAGTGgctataataattttaatcaCAACTTTAATCAAAACCagaattttaattataataatgctAACATGAACAATGAAAATAACAGCCCATTCAATAATAACAATTCTTATAATCAATATTCAGCATTTAATActaataattcatataataataaaaatcatgcgaatggaaataatgatgttgatttttcaaataatcGCATATACccaaataataacaatcaTAACAATGCATTTAATAACTATTCTGGTAATGTAAACCCATTTAACAACCAAAAATTCAACAATTACAACAAAAGATTTGATGATCAAAAATTTCAAAGAGGTAATTTTCCAATTGCCGACgacaataataacaatgaCGGATGGTGA
- a CDS encoding protein phosphatase PPM7, putative, protein MPVVNGAHVISMNNYTIVSDGYGEKGIKKTYEDEFFICENLNVYNKNLHPNFNFSCFCLIDGHNGKNTANFLKKNLAQELSNSFTKIQETYDDILPIPDHFIRIGVNSACKKIDENLSLEYPGCKDGATCVIILIKNDFAYIANIGDSFAYLCRYLNNAHRAIDLVDIHKPWVLSEKERIIKHGGTIENGRINDIIDVTRAFGDFPLKKYGLLCRGTFKKFQITSDDNFILLGTDGFFSFVDINHVTNEIVALSKKEERLVNVEKKKTVFDAKAICKNMVEHAIIDKKSQDNVTVILIKFLHTLK, encoded by the exons ATGCCAGTAGTTAATGGGGCACATGTGATATCTAtga ATAATTACACTATCGTAAGTGATGGTTATGGAGaaaaaggaataaaaaaaacttatGAAGATgagttttttatttgtgaAAATTTGAATGTCTATAACAAAAACTTACACcctaattttaatttttc TTGTTTTTGTCTTATTGATGGCCATAATGGGAAGAATACtgcaaattttttaaaaaaaaatttagcCCAAGAATTGTCAAATagttttacaaaaattcaAGAAACATATGATGACATACTTCCAATACCTGACCACTTTATAAgaatt GGTGTTAATAGTGCCTGTAAAAAAATCGATGAAAATTTATCTTTAGAGTACCCAGGGTGTAAAG atGGAGCAACATGCGTTATTATTCTTATAAAGAACgattttgcatatatagCTAATATAGGGGATTCCTTTGCGTATTTATGTagatatttaaataatgcaCATAGAG CTATTGATCTTGTGGATATTCACAAACCATGGGTTTTATCAGAAAAGGAAAGAATAATAAAGCATGGTGGAACGATAGAGAACGGAAgaataaatgatataatcGACGTAACACGAGCTTTTGGTGATTTTCC GCTGAAGAAATATGGGTTATTATGCAGAGGaacatttaaaaagtttcAAATAACCTCGgatgataattttatacttttaGGTACAGACGGTTTTTTCAGTTTCGTTGACATTAACCATGTAACAAATGAAATTGTGGCCTTGTCAAAAAAG GAAGAGAGACTAGTAAATGTGGAAAAGAAGAAAACAGTTTTCGATGCAAAAGccatatgtaaaaatatggtTGAGCATGCTATTATAGACAAAAAATCACAG GACAATGTTACagttattttaataaaatttttacatacattaaaatag
- a CDS encoding aquaporin, putative: MKTKGGLLLYISYAKYAIKASVKIIKSHIKDIREEINVKSFSKYKYNFLFEFIGSFIFVFLISVYMLNSNQNEEYIIKHINQINPYKKNDIFINELNMYNNDISGADDIKNISDIKNLNSINDVKMHEAATLLNQGNKQLKEQNDTNIGKNEINNTKKIDNSISEEKEQKIPNSNEESTTIVNDNKGEENKATNIGEKDANTKNIDDTTINADLIEKNDKINENKDILSLPKDSKKEKLTKDVDEVIFKDKVNEYSKIKLDDINNMDLKNFDDIKILKDSSNKNSSNHAIYSFFGCLIYVLFIIFGAHINPAYTYALWLIDPQKYGFVITTLYATFQYIGGILASILCAHIYGSIFIYSLLPKKHIMKTFLCEFVSTFLLTILLLSFYNYKKLFNEENQNEEEFAFNKDKIKNMSSLYSSHSFEDIYEYDIFSTYDTRNTNNNRYKKLFIYFDNKYIKYIINHIFYLLFIFFSLLFFVFVTNTTLNPMFSTSTLCTYLYFKYLQSNNSFSFFSIFFSFLSLGKIMQVIIFYIKSLPLWIGPYAGSACATFFMKLFKDNNEETVNVIDTNVYSYNRTKEKMPLINTNNTNQNAYLEEYNDHICYNSNSYLNYKIF, encoded by the coding sequence ATGAAAACGAAAGGCGGActattgttatatataagcTATGCAAAATATGCGATAAAAGCAAGTGTTAAGATTATTAAAAGCCATATAAAAGACATACgagaagaaataaatgtaaaatcATTTAgcaaatacaaatataattttctttttgaaTTCATTggttcatttatttttgtttttttaatatctgTTTATATGTTAAATTCTAATCAAAATGAAGAATACATAATTAAGCACATTAATCAAATTAACccttacaaaaaaaatgatatatttataaatgaaCTCAATATGTACAATAATGATATCAGCGGGGCTGACgatatcaaaaatattagcGACATTAAAAATCTAAACTCCATAAATGATGTGAAAATGCATGAGGCAGCCACATTGTTGAATCAAGGaaataaacaattaaaagaacaaaatgaTACCAACAttggaaaaaatgaaattaacaatacaaaaaaaatagataatAGTATAAGTGAGgaaaaagaacaaaaaatCCCAAACTCCAATGAAGAAAGTACAACAATAgttaatgataataaaggGGAAGAGAATAAAGCTACCAATATTGGCGAAAAAGATGCAAACACGAAAAATATTGATGATACAACGATAAATGCTGatttaatagaaaaaaatgacaaaataaatgaaaacaaaGATATACTTTCTCTCCCCAAAGATtctaaaaaagaaaaacttACGAAAGACGTTGACGAAGTAATATTTAAAGATAAAGTAAACGAAtatagtaaaataaaattagatgatattaataatatggacttaaaaaattttgatgaCATAAAGATATTAAAAGATAGTAGTAACAAAAACAGTAGCAACCATGCAatatattccttttttggatgtttaatatatgtgttatttattatatttggaGCTCATATTAATCCTGCATACACATACGCCTTGTGGCTAATTGATCCCCAAAAATATGGATTTGTAATTACAACATTATATGCTACTTTTCAATATATCGGTGGAATACTAGCTAGTATTTTATGTGCCCATATATATGGTagtatattcatatattctttattaccaaaaaaacatattatgaAAACTTTTTTATGTGAATTTGTatcaacatttttattaacaatatTATTGCTAAgcttttataattataaaaaattatttaatgaagaaaatcaAAATGAAGAAGAGTTTGCTTTTAACAaagacaaaataaaaaatatgtcatCATTATATTCATCACATTCCTTTGAAGATATTTACgaatatgatatatttagcACATACGACACTAGAAATACTAATAACaatagatataaaaaattatttatttattttgataataaatatataaaatatataataaatcatatattttacttattatttatattcttttcgttattattttttgtttttgttaCAAATACCACATTAAACCCAATGTTTTCTACTTCTACTTTAtgcacatatttatattttaaatatctCCAATCTAATAATTCCTTTAGTTTCTTCTCGATATTCTTCTCGTTTTTAAGTTTGGGGAAAATAATGCAAGTGataattttctatatcAAGTCTTTGCCGCTATGGATTGGACCATATGCTGGATCAGCTTGtgcaacattttttatgaagcTCTTTAAAGATAACAATGAAGAAACAGTTAATGTAATTGATACTAATGTATACAGTTATAATCGAACAAAGGAAAAAATGCCTTtgataaatacaaataatacgAACCAAAATGCATATCTTGAAGAATACAATGATCATATTTGTTATAATTCAAATAGTTATTTAaactataaaattttttaa
- a CDS encoding protein phosphatase PPM5, putative, translating into MGTCTSLLKKKYAKDRKNTRRRLSISTKSELPNDTDEIKRSIKELKQNESKFKEGSKSSIGLSDKKETQDEEEAKIDVKKSKIKKRSSIAGVQASHFQEDFEKKCVKIKGSVDKLHENGIGYVCRKGLKPESPNQDDFIIITMENLALYAIFDGHGPYGHDVSNYVQKELPYMIIRDENFLKNPKKVFTNAFLSIHENIEKGTNLYLESIVNGGIKSSSNIDKNKINEAVSTHLDSHTKNILSESDNDNSSYLESYDNFKSNDNIYSDNFDDNINSDKDDDLFGDNNEQNSESDDSNEYINEKNKLNKKKNNNKPFFDGTMSGTTATIIVHLFKEKKLYVAYVGDSRAVLGKKKKGSSKKIDAIELTKDHKPNSEGEKKRIIKSGGQVLKLEGDIPYRVFLKNKFYPGLAMSRAIGDTLGHQIGIISEPDFMEVNINEDEDILVLICSDGVWEFISSEEAVNMIYEYGYDKVQDAAENLAKESWDRWLSEEENIVDDITVQAIYLSDKLKNKN; encoded by the exons ATGGGTACATGCACctctttattaaaaaaaaaatatg CTAAAGATCGAAAAAATACAAGAAGAAGATTATCTATCAGCACTAAAAGTGAACTACCAAACGATActgatgaaataaaaagaagtATTAAAGAActtaaacaaaatgaaagcAAATTTAAAGAGGGATCAAAAAGCAGCATAGGTTTAagtgataaaaaagaaactcAAGATGAAGAAGAAGCAAAAATTGATGTgaaaaaaagcaaaataaaaaaacgatCATCTATTGCAGGGGTGCAAGCATCACATTTTCAAGAAGactttgaaaaaaaatgcgtaaaaattaaaggaTCTGTTGATAAATTACATGAAAATGGTATTGGATATGTTTGTAGAAAAGGCTTAAAGCCTGAAAGCCCTAATCAAGatgattttattattataacaatGGAAAATTTAGCTTTATATGCCATTTTTGATGGGCATGGCCCATATGGTCATGATGTTTCAAATTATGTACAAAAGGAATTACCATACATGATTATAAGggatgaaaattttttaaaaaatcctAAGAAAGTTTTTACTAATGCTTTTTTAAGTATTcatgaaaatattgaaaaaggAACAAATCTTTATCTAGAATCAATTGTAAATGGTGGAATAAAAAGTTCTAGTAATAttgacaaaaataaaattaatgaagCTGTCAGTACTCATTTAGATTCTCATACTAAGAATATTCTAAGTGAGTCAGACAACGATAATAGTTCATATTTAGAAAGttatgataattttaaaagcaATGACAACATATATAGTGACAATTTTGATGATAATATCAACAGTGATAAAGATGATGATTTATTTGGTGATaataatgaacaaaatagCGAAAGTGATGAttcaaatgaatatataaatgaaaaaaacaaattaaataagaaaaaaaataataataaaccaTTTTTTGATGGTACAATGAGTGGGACAACAGCAACAATCATAGTTCATTtgtttaaagaaaaaaaattatatgtagCATATGTCGGAGATTCGAGAGCTGTTTTaggaaaaaagaaaaagggatcttcaaaaaaaatagatgcTATAGAGCTAACTAAGGATCATAAACCTAATTCTGaaggtgaaaaaaaaagaatcaTAAAATCAGGGGGTCAAGTTTTGAAATTAGAAGGCGACATACCTTATCGtgtttttttgaaaaataaattttaccCAGGATTGGCAATGTCACG GGCCATTGGAGACACATTAGGACATCAAATAGGAATAATATCGGAGCCTGATTTTATGGAAGTTAATATAAACGAGGATGAAGATATTcttgttttaatttgtaGTGATGGAGTGTGGGAGTTTATATCATCCGAGGAAGCCGTTAATATGATTTATGAATATGGCTATGATAAA gTTCAAGATGCCGCGGAGAACCTAGCGAAAGAATCTTGGGATCGTTGGTTAAGTGAAGAGGAAAATATCGTCGATGATATAACAGTGCAAGCCATCTATTTATcagataaattaaaaaataaaaattaa